Proteins encoded together in one Styela clava chromosome 12, kaStyClav1.hap1.2, whole genome shotgun sequence window:
- the LOC120330444 gene encoding uncharacterized protein LOC120330444 isoform X1, which translates to MNLTLVGLCFGIVFLTIGSAQNFELSYLAEQINSYCELKEGSGVVKPKVTLVPKVGKAGPPGQRGPRGAPGVVDYNRVDDLVEQKLSVVEQELSSLKNSLLLYKRIKIGMCPMEYRDKCYWVIKSPMTAVVGRSICQSVGGQAADIVDADHFEILRKYISTIATNADDFWTGMNFNTQQTRTATLFDGSAAPYVRWHPGYPNGASGRTVIAFNSEADVSNNNVGMWDYYPDKSDNKQAGVICEI; encoded by the exons ATGAATTTAACATTAGTGGGACTTTGctttggtattgttttcttaaCAATCGGTTCCGCACAAAACTTTGAGCTGTCGTATTTAGCAGAACAAATAAACTCATACTGCGAGTTAAAGGAAGGATCTGGTGTTGTCAAACCCAAGGTGACGCTTGTTCCAAAAGTTGGAAAAGCTGGACCACCTGGTCAACGCGGACCTCGAGGTGCACCAGGGGTGGTAGACTATAACCGGGTTGATGACTTGGTAGAACAAAAATTAAGCG TTGTTGAGCAGGAACTATCATCTCTCAAGAATAGTCTTTTACTTTACAAGAGAATTAAAATAG gaATGTGTCCTATGGAATATCGGGATAAATGCTATTGGGTTATCAAATCACCTATGACTGCAGTTGTTGGCAGATCTATTTGCCAATCTGTCGGTGGACAAGCAGCTGATATAGTAGACGCTGACCATTTCGAAATACTTAGAAAATACATCTCGACAATTGCTACAAATGCGGATGATTTTTGGACCGGAATGAATTTTAATACTCAG CAGACACGCACAGCAACACTTTTTGATGGATCCGCAGCGCCCTATGTGCGATGGCATCCGGGTTATCCGAACGGGGCCTCCGGAAGAACGGTTATAGCGTTCAACTCAGAAGCTGACGTTTCCAACAATAATGTTGGTATGTGGGATTATTATCCGGATAAAAGTGACAATAAGCAAGCGGGTGTAATTTGTGAAATCTGA
- the LOC120330444 gene encoding uncharacterized protein LOC120330444 isoform X2 has protein sequence MNLTLVGLCFGIVFLTIGSAQNFELSYLAEQINSYCELKEGSGVVKPKVTLVPKVGKAGPPGQRGPRGAPGVVDYNRVDDLVEQKLSVVEQELSSLKNSLLLYKRIKIGMCPMEYRDKCYWVIKSPMTAVVGRSICQSVGGQAADIVDADHFEILRKYISTIATNADDFWTGMNFNTQTRTATLFDGSAAPYVRWHPGYPNGASGRTVIAFNSEADVSNNNVGMWDYYPDKSDNKQAGVICEI, from the exons ATGAATTTAACATTAGTGGGACTTTGctttggtattgttttcttaaCAATCGGTTCCGCACAAAACTTTGAGCTGTCGTATTTAGCAGAACAAATAAACTCATACTGCGAGTTAAAGGAAGGATCTGGTGTTGTCAAACCCAAGGTGACGCTTGTTCCAAAAGTTGGAAAAGCTGGACCACCTGGTCAACGCGGACCTCGAGGTGCACCAGGGGTGGTAGACTATAACCGGGTTGATGACTTGGTAGAACAAAAATTAAGCG TTGTTGAGCAGGAACTATCATCTCTCAAGAATAGTCTTTTACTTTACAAGAGAATTAAAATAG gaATGTGTCCTATGGAATATCGGGATAAATGCTATTGGGTTATCAAATCACCTATGACTGCAGTTGTTGGCAGATCTATTTGCCAATCTGTCGGTGGACAAGCAGCTGATATAGTAGACGCTGACCATTTCGAAATACTTAGAAAATACATCTCGACAATTGCTACAAATGCGGATGATTTTTGGACCGGAATGAATTTTAATACTCAG ACACGCACAGCAACACTTTTTGATGGATCCGCAGCGCCCTATGTGCGATGGCATCCGGGTTATCCGAACGGGGCCTCCGGAAGAACGGTTATAGCGTTCAACTCAGAAGCTGACGTTTCCAACAATAATGTTGGTATGTGGGATTATTATCCGGATAAAAGTGACAATAAGCAAGCGGGTGTAATTTGTGAAATCTGA
- the LOC120329377 gene encoding uncharacterized protein LOC120329377, whose product MFCEGICQIFVLLVVVSLARSQHHSVYVDPIPGNRCSAGCVSPGICPLGYFRQTKYPFDYCCYVDEVAFGKLFDSKVASLKMLDCRNRDILNFELTATKSDTESIDFSFSKFRNKLPEIRLNFLKYFTQLKVLTLSSSNVNHLPSDFLSAHTLLEDLYLNWNDITEIPENFFENNPNLVKIDFTGNRLESIPANLFKRTPNLDDVNLSYNNLQHITSDTFKFLTNLRYLDLSYNEKVRCISSKVFKFNKSLVHVSLNELGNRVHRGLQKTYCSTKCRYNIAHLRFQLKINERGRWQTRLGASCSAR is encoded by the exons ATGTTTTGCGAGGGAATTTGTCAGATTTTTGTGCTGTTGGTAGTGGTGTCATTAGCGAGATCTCAACATCACAGCGTGTACGTAGACCCAATACCTGGAAATCGATGTAGTGCAG GATGCGTTTCACCTGGAATATGTCCATTAGGATATTTCAGACAAACGAAATATCCTTTCGATTATTGTTGTTACGTGGATGAAGTTGCATTCGGCAAGCTATTTGACTCGAAAGTTGCAAG ttTAAAGATGTTGGATTGTCGAAATCGAGACATCTTGAATTTTGAGCTGACTGCGACAAAATCGGATACAGAGTCGATTGATTTCAGTTTCAGCAAATTCCGAAACAAATTGCCAGAAATTCGACTTAATTTCCTGAAATATTTCACTCAATTGAag GTTTTAACTCTATCTTCTTCCAACGTGAATCATCTACCGTCAGATTTTCTTTCTGCTCACACTCTATTGGAGGACCTTTATCTCAATTGGAACGATATCACCGAAATACCGGAAAACTTCTTCGAAAATAATCCGAATCTCGTGAAGATCGACTTCACTGGAAACAGACTAGAATCAATTCCGGCAAACCTATTCAAAAGAACGCCAA ATCTCGACGATGTCAATCTAAGCTACAACAATCTTCAACATATAACCTCAGATACTTTCAAATTTCTAACAAACCTTCGATATTTAGACCTCTCTTACAACGAAAAGGTTCGATGCATAAG CTCTAAAGTCTTCAAATTCAACAAAAGCTTAGTCCATGTCAGCCTTAACGAACTAGGAAACCGTGTTCACCGGGGTCTACAGAAGACTTATTGCAGTACGAAATGCCGATATAATATTGCCCACTTGAGATTTCAGCTCAAAATTAATGAGCGCGGACGCTGGCAGACAAGGTTGGGTGCCAGCTGTAGTGCAAGATGA